A genomic stretch from Halococcus sediminicola includes:
- a CDS encoding ferredoxin--NADP reductase: protein MPFEGTITSIHQMTPQVKQFVIEADDEFEFEPGQHTTVRFERRDSDEDEDEQVVRPYTATNTPGSNQLTLAIKRYDDGTASVYMHEREMGDTVTLGDLGGNLTLRNADENVAFVSTGTGITPMMAMLKQYLEVGSGDVDFFYGEKNQENIMYRETLDQLATEHDQLSVVYSLSEEGWDGPTGHVQNHIEDYLDDLDRDFYVCGVPQMVVDTKNRLGELGVSDDRVFSEGWEDGEVEE from the coding sequence ATGCCTTTCGAGGGGACTATTACGTCGATCCACCAGATGACTCCGCAGGTGAAACAGTTCGTCATCGAAGCCGACGATGAGTTCGAGTTCGAACCCGGCCAGCACACGACTGTGCGGTTCGAGCGCCGCGATTCTGACGAAGATGAAGACGAGCAGGTCGTCCGTCCATACACGGCCACCAACACGCCCGGCAGCAACCAGCTCACGCTTGCGATCAAGCGCTATGACGACGGTACTGCCTCGGTGTATATGCACGAGCGCGAGATGGGTGACACAGTAACGCTCGGCGATCTCGGCGGGAATCTCACCCTTCGAAACGCCGACGAAAACGTGGCGTTCGTCTCCACAGGGACGGGAATCACGCCGATGATGGCAATGCTCAAACAGTATCTTGAGGTCGGATCGGGTGACGTCGATTTCTTCTACGGCGAGAAGAACCAAGAGAACATCATGTACCGTGAGACGCTCGACCAGCTCGCCACGGAGCACGACCAGCTATCGGTCGTGTACTCGCTTTCCGAGGAGGGGTGGGACGGCCCAACTGGCCACGTCCAGAATCACATCGAGGATTATCTCGACGATCTCGACAGGGACTTCTACGTCTGTGGCGTCCCACAGATGGTCGTCGATACCAAGAATCGTCTCGGCGAACTGGGCGTTTCCGACGACCGCGTGTTCTCCGAAGGATG
- a CDS encoding bifunctional metallophosphatase/5'-nucleotidase — protein MINRVSTKQILALVGVVLLVGAGLSVAPASLAQDSGVETPTPSNDGGENDPYDCSDFDSREEVNAVFDPDDDVSNLDDDGDGVACEGQFPPADSDGGAAALTTTATETATETGTVEQAATDTDTETQTAAATETETAISTEDETQAETEDEGDSSTSGEETTEGIDRDQSTDSDGDASTEGDTVYYQLDFVKGEPIEHLDWPDGTYTNDQLIRFAHGSTDEPITRRSDGEFTTDEALAERIDSQNIEVEDGTATITFTVADGEAVTLSLASYTKPDPTWDPEDEDDQVFVDAQTRTFESGTHTLTVDLPTEAGTESPTENDTDTGDGATLSNETDGDEGTENATTLTVLSYNDIQTAAAKDGNFSQLVTLIEQRRQAHDNPTVVVGGGDQIAPHALGPVSQWRAPVDVLNLIDPAADTVGNHDLDYGLAAFANASDASEFPWLATNLENASTGEPIDGAKRYEIVERNGVRVAFIGLADAAIRNKTNVAFGENTTRLTDFREVGPETAAMLKEEKNVDTVVALAHTGVPEAKELARADDGAIDAIAVGDDEIYYPPQETSGTVITEARARAEHLGELNLTIENGEVVGWNGRIINVTDATPKNETASEIITEYRSAELPGTNASFDEEIVRSGTPLDARFASNYAGETGYGNLITDAMRNETGADIAITNAGGIRSDQVYGPGNITAGDVYNTLPFSNTLVTVEVTGAELKSVLASQIGSGDVGSQVSGITFDWTNGTDGAKVQNVTVSGEPLDEDATYTLTVNSFMADGGDNYPLADKPRVSETDTLLATTVIEYMQTRETIAPTPKNRIEQVSSDVESSSTNATASIGAAHGIGAVAT, from the coding sequence GCTCGTCGGTGTTGTCTTGCTTGTCGGAGCAGGACTAAGCGTTGCACCAGCATCTCTCGCACAGGACAGCGGTGTCGAAACACCCACCCCGAGCAACGACGGCGGTGAGAACGATCCATACGACTGTTCGGATTTCGATTCCCGCGAGGAGGTGAATGCGGTATTCGACCCGGACGATGATGTCTCGAACCTCGACGACGATGGTGACGGCGTCGCGTGCGAGGGACAGTTCCCACCTGCGGACTCCGATGGCGGGGCTGCGGCTTTGACTACGACCGCAACCGAGACAGCTACCGAAACGGGCACTGTTGAACAGGCAGCAACCGACACCGATACGGAAACTCAGACGGCAGCGGCAACCGAAACGGAAACCGCAATCTCGACCGAGGACGAGACTCAGGCCGAAACTGAAGATGAGGGCGACAGCTCCACTAGCGGTGAAGAAACCACCGAAGGCATCGACCGCGATCAGAGTACCGACAGTGACGGCGACGCGAGCACGGAGGGCGATACCGTCTACTACCAACTGGACTTCGTGAAGGGTGAGCCAATCGAGCATCTCGACTGGCCCGATGGCACGTACACGAACGACCAGTTGATCCGCTTCGCCCACGGGAGTACCGACGAGCCGATCACCCGACGTTCGGACGGCGAGTTCACTACCGACGAGGCGCTCGCCGAGCGCATCGATAGTCAGAACATCGAAGTTGAGGATGGCACTGCGACGATCACGTTCACGGTCGCCGACGGCGAGGCCGTGACACTCTCGTTGGCGAGCTACACGAAACCTGACCCGACGTGGGACCCCGAAGACGAGGATGATCAGGTGTTCGTCGATGCCCAGACGCGCACCTTTGAGTCGGGAACCCACACCCTGACCGTCGATCTCCCGACTGAAGCTGGAACCGAGTCCCCGACTGAAAACGACACTGACACGGGCGACGGCGCAACCTTGAGCAACGAAACGGATGGAGATGAGGGCACTGAGAACGCGACGACGCTTACCGTACTATCGTACAACGACATTCAGACGGCCGCCGCGAAGGACGGCAACTTCTCGCAGCTGGTCACTTTGATCGAGCAACGACGGCAGGCACACGACAACCCGACCGTCGTGGTGGGCGGCGGCGATCAGATCGCTCCGCACGCGCTCGGGCCGGTGAGTCAGTGGCGCGCGCCGGTCGATGTGTTGAACCTCATTGACCCGGCCGCGGACACCGTCGGTAACCACGACCTCGACTACGGATTGGCGGCGTTTGCAAACGCTTCCGACGCCTCCGAGTTCCCGTGGCTTGCGACGAACCTCGAAAACGCCAGCACTGGTGAGCCAATCGACGGTGCGAAACGATACGAGATTGTCGAGCGAAACGGCGTCCGAGTCGCGTTCATCGGGCTGGCTGACGCCGCGATCCGGAACAAGACGAACGTCGCGTTCGGCGAGAACACCACCCGACTCACGGATTTCCGTGAGGTCGGTCCCGAAACCGCCGCGATGCTCAAAGAAGAGAAGAACGTCGATACCGTGGTCGCGCTCGCCCACACCGGCGTGCCGGAAGCGAAGGAACTCGCACGAGCCGACGACGGGGCAATCGACGCGATAGCGGTCGGCGACGACGAAATCTACTACCCACCGCAGGAAACATCCGGTACTGTGATCACTGAAGCGCGTGCTCGCGCGGAGCATCTTGGCGAACTCAACCTCACTATCGAGAACGGCGAGGTCGTCGGGTGGAACGGACGGATCATCAACGTCACCGACGCGACCCCGAAAAACGAGACGGCATCCGAAATCATTACCGAGTACCGCAGCGCGGAGCTTCCGGGGACGAACGCCAGCTTCGATGAGGAAATCGTCCGCTCGGGGACGCCGCTCGACGCACGGTTCGCCTCGAATTACGCCGGTGAAACAGGATATGGCAACCTCATCACCGACGCGATGCGAAACGAGACCGGCGCGGATATCGCCATCACGAACGCCGGTGGCATCCGCTCGGATCAGGTGTACGGTCCCGGAAACATCACGGCCGGCGACGTGTACAACACGCTGCCGTTCTCGAACACGCTCGTCACGGTCGAAGTAACCGGAGCCGAGCTGAAGTCGGTGCTTGCGAGCCAGATCGGCTCGGGCGACGTTGGCTCGCAGGTCAGCGGCATAACCTTCGATTGGACCAACGGCACGGATGGTGCGAAGGTACAGAACGTGACCGTCAGCGGCGAACCGCTCGACGAGGACGCGACGTACACGCTCACGGTCAACAGCTTCATGGCCGACGGTGGCGACAACTACCCGCTCGCCGACAAGCCGCGGGTCAGCGAGACGGACACGCTGCTCGCCACGACTGTCATCGAGTACATGCAGACGCGGGAGACGATTGCACCGACGCCCAAAAACCGAATCGAGCAGGTCAGTTCGGACGTTGAGAGCAGCAGTACGAACGCAACGGCGAGCATCGGGGCAGCACACGGTATCGGAGCGGTTGCGACGTAG